In one Pseudomonas sp. MM211 genomic region, the following are encoded:
- a CDS encoding ABC transporter permease — translation MRRLLPVLYPLTSLAVLILIWDLSVRLLEIPDYLLPAPLTVYQALAGGFADGSLWPHIGVTLGETLSGYVIGCLLAIVLGALLAESETFERFVYPLLIGLQATPKVALGPIILVWFGFGMASKIVLVALVCFFPLFVNTVNGIRRTDPELLDACRSFSASRLYLLIHVKFPAAAGEVFAGLQIGVSLALIGAVVGEFLSAQRGLGYLIASSSVSMSLSTMFAGVILLALIGLCGAQTVRWLQRRVIFWEPGAVRPRKH, via the coding sequence ATGCGTAGATTGCTTCCCGTGCTCTATCCACTGACCAGCCTGGCGGTGCTGATCCTGATCTGGGATCTGTCCGTGCGCCTGCTCGAGATTCCCGACTATCTGCTGCCCGCGCCGCTGACGGTCTATCAGGCGCTGGCGGGCGGTTTTGCCGATGGCAGCCTGTGGCCGCATATCGGCGTCACCCTGGGTGAAACCCTCAGCGGTTACGTGATCGGCTGCCTGCTGGCGATCGTCCTCGGGGCCTTGCTGGCCGAGTCGGAAACCTTCGAGCGCTTCGTCTATCCCTTGCTGATCGGCCTGCAGGCAACGCCCAAGGTCGCGCTGGGGCCGATCATTCTGGTCTGGTTCGGCTTCGGCATGGCCTCGAAGATCGTGCTGGTGGCGCTGGTGTGCTTCTTCCCGCTGTTCGTCAACACGGTGAACGGCATTCGGCGCACCGACCCCGAACTGCTCGATGCCTGCCGTTCGTTTTCCGCATCGCGGCTCTACCTGCTGATCCACGTGAAGTTTCCTGCCGCGGCGGGCGAGGTGTTCGCCGGTTTGCAGATCGGCGTGTCGCTGGCGCTGATCGGTGCGGTGGTCGGCGAATTCCTTTCCGCCCAGCGCGGGCTGGGTTATCTGATCGCGTCCAGTTCGGTGAGCATGAGCCTGTCGACCATGTTTGCCGGTGTCATCCTGCTGGCGCTGATCGGCCTGTGCGGTGCGCAAACCGTGCGCTGGCTGCAACGCCGTGTGATCTTTTGGGAGCCGGGCGCTGTCCGACCCCGTAAACACTGA
- a CDS encoding ABC transporter ATP-binding protein — MSAALTLQAVGLTYQTRRGEIQALADVSMSIAEGEFVAVLGPSGCGKSTILKLAAGLLDASEGRVAVAGQAIEGPGRHTGVVFQKPNLLPWKTVLNNVLLPARTLGLPIDEARQRATALLELVGLGPFANDYPFELSGGMQQRVGIARMLLHDPQLLLMDEPFAALDALSREALTLELQHIWSQQRKSVLFITHSIQEAVFLADRVLVMSPRPGRIIDEVAITLPRPRTLETLAEPAFIALCQQLRRHFTHA, encoded by the coding sequence ATGAGCGCCGCCCTGACCCTGCAGGCGGTGGGGCTGACGTACCAGACCCGCCGCGGAGAGATTCAGGCCCTGGCCGACGTGAGCATGAGCATCGCCGAGGGGGAGTTCGTCGCGGTGCTCGGCCCGTCCGGCTGCGGAAAGTCCACCATTCTCAAGCTGGCGGCAGGCTTGCTCGACGCCAGCGAAGGGCGAGTGGCGGTCGCCGGGCAGGCGATAGAGGGCCCTGGCCGGCATACCGGCGTGGTGTTCCAGAAGCCCAATCTGCTGCCCTGGAAAACCGTGCTGAACAACGTGCTGCTGCCGGCACGCACACTTGGGCTGCCCATCGACGAGGCCCGCCAGCGGGCGACAGCACTGCTCGAACTGGTCGGCCTCGGCCCGTTCGCCAACGACTACCCGTTCGAACTCTCCGGGGGCATGCAGCAGCGTGTCGGCATCGCCCGCATGCTGTTGCACGATCCGCAACTGCTGCTGATGGACGAGCCGTTCGCCGCCCTCGATGCCCTGTCACGCGAGGCACTGACCCTGGAGCTGCAACACATCTGGAGCCAGCAGCGCAAATCGGTGCTGTTCATCACCCACAGCATTCAGGAGGCGGTGTTTCTCGCGGACCGGGTGCTGGTCATGTCGCCGCGCCCCGGGCGCATCATCGACGAGGTGGCGATCACGCTGCCGCGCCCGCGCACCCTGGAAACCCTGGCCGAACCGGCGTTCATCGCGCTCTGCCAACAACTGCGAAGGCACTTCACCCATGCGTAG
- a CDS encoding acyl-CoA thioester hydrolase/BAAT C-terminal domain-containing protein, protein MIVLNGSGGGTPEQRAALYSAHGYAALALAFFKAPGRPEHISDTPLEYFEQALLWAQRELQPQHGFIAVAGLSRGGELALLLGATFPELVSAVIGYVPSAVIHGTLRAGRPEQPRDADAWTWRGQPLRNVWRDNPAADWRAFDQPPETGAAIRQAPAFVAVEAHATSVAAARIMVERINGPILLISGTDDGFWPSSAYSERIQAELQAAGHAWPVTHVRNEGAGHAIGFPFVPTTQIAKIHPVAGVLISGGGTPAANARANRESWQAVLTFLADALHAREAQP, encoded by the coding sequence GTGATCGTGCTCAATGGATCGGGGGGCGGTACGCCGGAGCAACGTGCGGCGCTGTATTCCGCCCATGGCTATGCGGCACTGGCTTTGGCCTTTTTCAAGGCGCCGGGGCGGCCCGAGCATATTTCCGACACGCCGCTGGAGTATTTCGAGCAGGCACTGCTCTGGGCGCAGCGCGAGCTGCAACCGCAGCATGGTTTCATCGCCGTCGCCGGGCTGTCTCGTGGCGGGGAGCTGGCATTGCTGCTGGGGGCGACCTTTCCCGAGTTGGTCTCCGCGGTGATCGGCTACGTGCCGAGCGCGGTAATCCACGGCACGTTGCGGGCAGGGCGCCCGGAGCAGCCACGTGACGCCGACGCATGGACATGGCGTGGCCAGCCGCTGCGTAATGTCTGGAGGGACAACCCCGCAGCCGACTGGCGCGCCTTCGACCAGCCACCCGAAACCGGGGCGGCGATTCGCCAGGCGCCGGCCTTCGTGGCGGTGGAAGCGCACGCAACCAGCGTCGCGGCGGCACGCATTATGGTGGAGCGCATCAACGGGCCGATCCTGCTCATCTCGGGCACTGATGATGGTTTCTGGCCGTCCAGCGCTTACAGCGAGCGCATTCAAGCCGAATTGCAGGCGGCCGGGCACGCCTGGCCGGTCACCCATGTGCGTAACGAAGGGGCAGGCCACGCCATCGGCTTTCCCTTCGTGCCCACCACGCAGATCGCCAAAATTCATCCGGTCGCCGGCGTGCTGATCAGTGGCGGCGGCACGCCGGCAGCCAATGCCCGTGCCAACCGCGAGAGCTGGCAGGCCGTGCTGACGTTCCTGGCTGATGCGCTGCACGCACGGGAGGCGCAGCCATGA
- a CDS encoding acyl-CoA thioesterase/BAAT N-terminal domain-containing protein — protein MTPAFEIDIADGLIDQPRRIRVLGLSPGVAHLTTTLEHPDGSLWQSEASFEVAAHGALDIDAQVPLAGDWSELEALAPVWALRQLSAPRRPQASEGLDALSIRLQIRDAAGGRAAATLTQRFLAPGVSRREIRDEGLSATLFSPAGDGYTRW, from the coding sequence ATGACCCCAGCGTTCGAAATCGACATTGCCGATGGGCTGATCGACCAGCCTCGGCGCATTCGGGTGCTGGGGCTGAGCCCGGGTGTGGCGCACCTGACGACGACCCTGGAACATCCCGATGGCAGCCTCTGGCAGAGCGAAGCCAGCTTCGAAGTCGCTGCCCACGGCGCGCTGGATATCGATGCACAAGTGCCGCTTGCTGGCGACTGGAGCGAGTTGGAAGCACTGGCGCCGGTGTGGGCGTTGCGCCAGCTGAGCGCTCCCCGCAGGCCGCAAGCCAGTGAGGGGCTGGATGCCCTGTCGATTCGATTGCAGATACGCGATGCAGCGGGCGGCAGGGCCGCGGCCACGCTCACCCAGCGCTTTCTCGCCCCCGGCGTGAGCCGCCGTGAAATACGCGACGAGGGGCTCTCCGCAACCTTGTTCAGTCCTGCTGGCGATGGATACACCCGCTGGTGA
- a CDS encoding ABC transporter substrate-binding protein yields MRFAIRSLLPLTLVCASHAHALDEVTVALAIPAAVHDGAPYAAAQELGLFKEQGLSVETVVFQGAGALLPQVASKRVTFGFPVAEPVLSSHFNKNPLPLRYFYNGVPSQTLEYQVLADSPIKTLADLEGKKIGVGALTWGTLPNSRAALRVAGLEPGKNVEFVAVGALGAGFQALRSGQVDALNFNNSWGDMLELAGTPIRRIQYPEVFQDNPGNGFIAHQDTFKDNPDLIRRFGRAYTEAQFVCEVNPAFCVQAFWRQHPESKPADAQGKGLEDAKTLLARRLQRTLYFPDGSPRVPGQYDLEAIRAAVKAMAEAGEFPSAEVPVEQVFSNEFVPAFNDFDRDALRKRAEAAK; encoded by the coding sequence ATGCGCTTCGCCATTCGCTCATTGCTGCCCCTCACGCTGGTTTGCGCCAGCCACGCCCATGCCCTCGACGAGGTCACCGTCGCCCTTGCCATCCCCGCCGCTGTGCATGACGGCGCGCCTTACGCCGCAGCCCAGGAACTGGGGCTGTTCAAGGAGCAGGGGCTGAGCGTCGAGACCGTGGTCTTCCAGGGGGCTGGCGCCTTGCTGCCGCAGGTCGCCAGCAAACGGGTGACCTTCGGCTTCCCGGTCGCTGAGCCGGTACTCTCCAGTCACTTCAACAAGAACCCGTTGCCGCTGCGTTATTTTTACAATGGCGTTCCCAGCCAGACCCTGGAGTACCAGGTGCTCGCCGATTCGCCGATCAAGACCCTGGCCGATCTCGAGGGCAAGAAGATCGGGGTCGGCGCTTTGACCTGGGGCACCTTGCCGAACAGCCGCGCAGCCCTGCGCGTCGCCGGCCTGGAGCCCGGCAAGAACGTCGAATTCGTCGCCGTCGGCGCGCTCGGCGCGGGCTTTCAGGCGCTGCGCAGCGGCCAGGTGGATGCACTCAACTTCAATAACAGTTGGGGTGACATGCTGGAGCTTGCCGGTACGCCGATCCGGCGCATCCAGTATCCCGAGGTGTTTCAGGACAATCCCGGCAACGGCTTCATCGCTCACCAGGACACTTTCAAGGACAACCCTGACCTGATCCGCCGCTTCGGCCGCGCCTATACCGAGGCGCAGTTCGTTTGCGAGGTGAACCCGGCGTTCTGCGTGCAGGCATTCTGGCGTCAGCACCCTGAAAGCAAGCCTGCCGATGCCCAGGGCAAGGGCCTCGAAGACGCCAAGACTCTGCTTGCTCGCCGTTTGCAGCGCACCCTGTATTTCCCGGATGGCAGCCCGCGCGTACCGGGGCAATATGACCTGGAGGCGATTCGCGCTGCGGTGAAGGCCATGGCCGAGGCGGGCGAGTTCCCCAGTGCCGAGGTGCCGGTGGAGCAGGTGTTCTCCAACGAGTTCGTGCCCGCCTTCAACGATTTCGACCGTGACGCGCTGCGCAAGCGGGCGGAGGCGGCGAAATGA